The following proteins are encoded in a genomic region of Micromonospora olivasterospora:
- the lepB gene encoding signal peptidase I has protein sequence MTANGMQRRIRAASHALLVAVVRGRGNRGGAWGEAILAEHDQTTGTIEAVRWTMSSLRVVLRERQGRRAAQISPVRRMRLSQRLAASALVAAVAGVLIQQFVVGLTPVQSIAMEPTLRVDDRVVVDRIAFRLLHLNHGDVVLLRGEDGMASALQRVVGLPGDQLSCDRGRLYRNSEQVEEAYLNAKDRTECSPVTVPAETVYVMGDGRGVARDSREYGPIPQDRVIGRVLSRIWPMG, from the coding sequence ATGACCGCCAACGGAATGCAGCGACGGATCCGCGCCGCCTCTCACGCGCTGCTGGTAGCGGTTGTGCGTGGCAGGGGCAATCGCGGCGGAGCATGGGGCGAGGCAATCCTCGCCGAGCACGACCAGACGACCGGGACGATCGAAGCGGTCCGCTGGACGATGAGCTCCCTCCGCGTCGTGCTTCGCGAGCGGCAGGGGCGACGGGCTGCCCAAATTAGCCCGGTCAGGCGTATGCGACTGTCGCAACGGCTGGCCGCCTCGGCGCTGGTGGCAGCCGTGGCCGGGGTACTGATTCAGCAGTTCGTCGTCGGCCTCACCCCGGTTCAGTCCATTGCGATGGAGCCCACGCTACGGGTCGACGACCGTGTCGTGGTCGACCGCATCGCGTTCCGCCTGCTCCACCTCAACCACGGCGATGTCGTACTGCTTCGCGGCGAAGATGGCATGGCCAGCGCTCTCCAGCGCGTGGTGGGACTCCCCGGGGACCAACTCTCGTGCGACCGGGGCCGACTGTACCGCAACAGCGAGCAGGTCGAGGAGGCCTACCTGAACGCGAAAGACCGGACCGAGTGTTCCCCCGTCACCGTACCGGCCGAGACGGTCTATGTGATGGGCGACGGTCGTGGGGTGGCCCGGGATTCCCGTGAGTATGGGCCCATACCGCAGGACCGGGTGATCGGCCGGGTCCTGAGTCGAATCTGGCCGATGGGGTAA
- a CDS encoding IS4 family transposase, whose translation MQEKSVITRSIEVAGGVHAPGHLGELTQIIDFDLVDAVLEETGTREKRLRLLPSRVVVYFVLALALLDRCSYRATWGKLTAALAGLCLTRPSISSLSRARRRVGVAPLRRLFETLAGAVGLLGQPGVFYRGLRTVAIDGTHLHVPDEERVTWRYPKRVGDKLEFGYPLLRLLVVIECGTRALLAAAFGPETEGELAYARRLLGVLDRTMLLLADAGFDAAEFLRDVGATGAQFLVRSSARRCPTIQRRLPDGSYLARIGYGSLPALILVRVIEAQVTVTLADGSLRREQWRLITSLTDHTRYPAHELVDLYHERWQAETTYFSIKATMLDGRVLRSRSIPGIEQEVYALLTAYQALIRAAADATCTQPGLDMDRISFTVLIDAAADTITTASGILPGSSTDLLGTIGHAALADLLPAWRRPRIKARSRKNPTSKYSPNAGQHPATTQTYTFHADITIFEKGLASRSRR comes from the coding sequence TTGCAGGAGAAGTCTGTCATCACCCGGTCGATCGAGGTAGCCGGGGGTGTGCACGCGCCCGGACATCTGGGCGAGTTGACCCAGATCATCGACTTCGACCTGGTCGACGCGGTGCTGGAAGAAACCGGGACACGCGAGAAGCGGCTGCGGCTGCTGCCGTCTCGGGTCGTGGTGTACTTCGTCCTCGCACTCGCCCTGCTCGACCGCTGTTCCTACCGAGCGACGTGGGGGAAGCTGACCGCGGCCCTGGCCGGCTTGTGCCTGACGCGGCCGAGTATCTCCTCACTGTCACGCGCTCGCCGCCGGGTCGGAGTAGCGCCGCTACGGCGCCTGTTCGAGACCCTGGCCGGTGCCGTCGGTCTGCTCGGCCAGCCCGGCGTGTTCTACCGGGGCCTGCGTACCGTGGCCATCGACGGCACCCACCTGCACGTGCCCGACGAGGAACGGGTCACCTGGCGCTACCCCAAACGCGTAGGAGACAAGCTGGAGTTCGGCTACCCGCTGCTACGGCTGCTCGTGGTGATCGAGTGTGGGACCCGCGCCCTGCTCGCCGCGGCCTTCGGCCCCGAAACAGAAGGCGAACTGGCTTACGCGCGGCGGCTTCTGGGCGTCCTGGACCGCACGATGCTGCTGCTGGCCGACGCCGGCTTCGACGCCGCGGAATTCCTGCGCGACGTCGGCGCCACCGGCGCGCAGTTCCTGGTCCGCTCATCCGCCCGCCGCTGCCCGACCATCCAGCGTCGCCTACCCGACGGCTCCTACCTGGCCCGCATCGGCTACGGCAGCCTACCCGCTCTCATCCTGGTGCGGGTCATCGAAGCGCAGGTCACCGTCACACTGGCCGACGGCAGCCTGCGGCGCGAGCAGTGGCGGCTGATCACCAGCCTGACAGACCACACCCGCTACCCCGCCCACGAACTCGTGGACCTCTACCACGAACGCTGGCAGGCCGAAACCACGTATTTCTCGATCAAAGCGACCATGCTCGACGGCCGCGTCCTGCGCTCCCGCAGCATCCCCGGGATCGAGCAGGAGGTGTACGCCCTGCTCACCGCCTACCAGGCCCTCATCCGCGCGGCAGCAGACGCCACCTGCACCCAGCCCGGCCTGGACATGGACCGGATCAGCTTCACCGTCCTCATCGACGCCGCCGCCGACACGATCACCACCGCCAGCGGAATCCTTCCCGGCAGCTCAACCGACCTCCTCGGCACGATAGGCCACGCCGCGCTGGCCGACCTCCTACCCGCCTGGCGCCGCCCTCGAATCAAGGCCCGCTCCCGCAAGAACCCGACCAGCAAGTACAGCCCGAACGCCGGACAGCACCCCGCAACCACGCAGACCTACACCTTCCACGCCGACATCACAATCTTCGAAAAGGGGCTTGCCTCCCGCTCACGGCGCTAA
- a CDS encoding SRPBCC family protein — translation MILVERSAHVMAPVEAVWDVVQRAEQLPAWLAGVRAAEVLSGEGFGRRQLVQAGRGAAHEAEVIAYQEPTLIGWRERARGAGARAEARTEIYVQLTSDEEEGGTIVRLIVVRWPAGPVKAALLRLGLRRVGADLEESLARLTDLAAVG, via the coding sequence ATGATCCTCGTGGAACGCAGTGCGCACGTGATGGCGCCGGTGGAAGCGGTCTGGGACGTCGTGCAGCGGGCCGAGCAGTTGCCGGCCTGGCTGGCGGGGGTCCGCGCGGCCGAGGTGCTCTCGGGTGAGGGCTTCGGCCGGCGGCAGCTGGTCCAGGCCGGGCGCGGCGCGGCGCACGAGGCCGAAGTGATCGCCTACCAGGAGCCGACCCTGATCGGCTGGCGGGAGCGCGCCAGGGGCGCCGGTGCCCGGGCCGAGGCCCGCACCGAGATCTACGTCCAGCTCACCTCGGACGAGGAGGAGGGCGGGACCATCGTGCGGCTCATCGTCGTACGGTGGCCGGCCGGCCCGGTCAAGGCCGCCCTGCTCCGGCTCGGGCTCCGCAGGGTCGGCGCCGACCTGGAGGAATCACTGGCCCGGTTGACCGACCTGGCCGCCGTCGGCTGA
- the gltX gene encoding glutamate--tRNA ligase: MTVRVRFAPSPTGMFHVGGARSALQNWIYAKQQGGVFVLRIEDTDAARNKPEWTEGILSALEWIGVARGSYEGPHFQSSYAAEHRAAARRLHEAGRAYYCDCTREAVQARTGSQYTGYDGFCRDRGLPPGEGRALRFRTPDEGETVVVDLIRGEPTFENKLIEDFVIARGDGSAVFLLANVVDDMTMGITHVIRAEEHLPNTPKQQLLWDALGVKPPVWAHVPVVVNEKRQKLSKRRDKVALEAYRDEGYLADAMRNYLMLLGWAPSGDREIVPWSVIEEEFRLEEVNPSPAFFDEKKLRAFNGEYIRALPLDEFVAACRPWLAGTDTIAPPPWQPEEFDAEAFAAVAPLAQTRIAVLSEIVANVDFLFLASPLVDEAAWAKAMKEGAAELLDAAIAAFEALQPWDAESLKAALEAVGAERGLKLGKAQAPVRVAVTGRTVGLPLFESLEVLGRERTLTRLRAARVRLP; the protein is encoded by the coding sequence GTGACGGTACGTGTACGCTTCGCCCCCTCGCCGACCGGTATGTTCCATGTCGGCGGCGCCCGCTCGGCCCTGCAGAACTGGATCTACGCCAAGCAGCAGGGCGGGGTGTTCGTGCTCCGCATCGAGGACACCGACGCGGCGCGCAACAAGCCCGAGTGGACCGAGGGCATCCTGTCCGCCCTGGAGTGGATCGGCGTCGCCCGGGGCAGCTACGAGGGCCCGCACTTCCAGTCGTCGTACGCGGCCGAACACCGCGCCGCCGCCCGGCGGCTGCACGAAGCGGGCCGCGCGTACTACTGCGACTGCACCCGGGAGGCCGTGCAGGCGCGCACCGGCTCCCAGTACACCGGCTATGACGGCTTCTGCCGCGACCGGGGCCTGCCGCCGGGCGAGGGCCGGGCGCTGCGCTTCCGTACGCCCGACGAGGGCGAGACGGTGGTCGTCGACCTGATCCGCGGCGAGCCGACGTTCGAGAACAAGCTGATCGAGGACTTCGTCATCGCCCGCGGCGACGGGTCGGCGGTGTTCCTGCTGGCGAACGTCGTCGACGACATGACCATGGGGATCACCCACGTGATCCGGGCCGAGGAGCACCTGCCCAACACGCCGAAGCAGCAGCTGCTCTGGGACGCCCTCGGGGTCAAGCCGCCGGTCTGGGCGCACGTGCCGGTGGTGGTCAACGAGAAGCGGCAGAAGCTGTCCAAGCGGCGGGACAAGGTCGCCCTGGAGGCGTACCGGGACGAGGGCTACCTCGCCGACGCGATGCGCAACTACCTGATGCTGCTCGGCTGGGCCCCGTCGGGCGACCGGGAGATCGTGCCCTGGTCGGTGATCGAGGAGGAGTTCCGGCTGGAGGAGGTCAACCCCTCCCCCGCGTTCTTCGACGAGAAGAAGCTGCGCGCGTTCAACGGCGAGTACATCCGGGCCCTGCCGCTGGACGAGTTCGTGGCGGCCTGCCGGCCCTGGCTCGCCGGCACCGACACCATCGCGCCCCCGCCCTGGCAGCCGGAGGAGTTCGACGCCGAGGCGTTCGCCGCGGTCGCCCCGCTGGCCCAGACCCGGATCGCGGTGCTCAGCGAGATCGTCGCCAACGTCGACTTCCTCTTCCTGGCCTCGCCGCTGGTCGACGAGGCGGCGTGGGCCAAGGCGATGAAGGAGGGCGCGGCCGAGCTGCTGGACGCGGCGATCGCGGCGTTCGAGGCGCTCCAGCCCTGGGACGCGGAGTCGCTGAAGGCGGCACTGGAGGCGGTCGGCGCCGAGCGCGGGCTCAAGCTCGGCAAGGCCCAGGCCCCGGTCCGGGTCGCGGTCACCGGCCGTACGGTCGGCCTGCCGCTGTTCGAGTCCCTGGAGGTCCTCGGCCGCGAGCGCACCCTGACCCGCCTCCGCGCCGCCCGCGTCCGCCTCCCCTGA
- a CDS encoding PadR family transcriptional regulator, which translates to MPRIRDTSPQTLRVLQALLHDPQEWRYGYDLSKETGLASGTLYPILMRLSERELLDAQWTPPARPGLPARHTYRLTGEGMRLARERLTARTEAVQAKPATGRLRQAMEAFLTPLSGYAR; encoded by the coding sequence ATGCCGCGCATCCGAGACACCTCCCCCCAGACGCTGCGCGTCCTCCAGGCCCTGTTGCACGATCCGCAGGAATGGCGGTACGGCTACGACCTGAGCAAGGAGACCGGCCTTGCCTCCGGCACCCTCTACCCGATCCTGATGCGACTGTCGGAACGCGAACTGCTCGACGCGCAGTGGACCCCGCCTGCCCGCCCTGGCCTGCCGGCCCGGCACACCTACCGTCTGACCGGCGAGGGCATGCGGCTGGCACGGGAGCGGCTAACCGCACGGACCGAGGCAGTACAGGCCAAACCGGCCACCGGGCGACTACGCCAAGCGATGGAGGCTTTCCTCACGCCGCTGAGCGGATACGCCCGATGA
- a CDS encoding copper resistance CopC family protein — translation MGGRVPRAARTAPAVLGVALGVSLALPAAPAAAHNSLTASDPKDGARIAVAPEKIELRFLAKPDRDTTKITVAGPDNVPALGGSPTYSGNRVSVPFAPGAAGLYIVGYQLASGDGHPVRGEVRFTLTTGTPAQPPSSGPAGPAATPTAAPSSPAAAPTTPSAAIPLPARDGDGVARWLWAAGGVVVLAALAAVLLLRRRARRA, via the coding sequence ATGGGGGGCAGGGTCCCACGCGCAGCGCGTACGGCGCCAGCCGTTCTCGGCGTGGCGCTCGGGGTGTCGCTGGCGCTGCCGGCCGCGCCCGCGGCGGCGCACAACTCGCTGACGGCCAGCGATCCCAAGGACGGCGCGCGGATCGCGGTCGCACCCGAGAAGATCGAACTCCGGTTCCTGGCGAAGCCGGACCGGGATACGACGAAGATCACAGTCGCCGGGCCTGACAACGTGCCGGCCCTCGGCGGCTCGCCGACCTACTCGGGCAACCGGGTGAGCGTCCCGTTCGCGCCCGGCGCGGCGGGGCTCTACATCGTCGGGTACCAGCTCGCGTCGGGCGACGGCCACCCGGTGCGGGGCGAGGTGCGCTTCACGCTGACCACCGGCACCCCGGCGCAGCCGCCGTCGTCCGGCCCGGCGGGACCCGCCGCCACCCCGACGGCGGCACCGTCCTCGCCCGCCGCCGCCCCGACCACCCCGTCCGCCGCGATCCCGCTCCCGGCCAGGGACGGCGACGGCGTCGCCCGCTGGCTCTGGGCCGCGGGTGGGGTGGTCGTGCTCGCGGCACTCGCCGCCGTACTCCTGCTGCGCCGCCGCGCACGACGCGCCTGA
- the aceE gene encoding pyruvate dehydrogenase (acetyl-transferring), homodimeric type gives MATERKRPVITAGLPSQLPDIDPEETSEWVESLDGVIDERGTKRARYVMLRLLERARERQVGVPSLTTTDYINTIPPEREPWFPGDEHVERRLRAYIRWNAAMLVHRAQRPEIGVGGHISTFASSASLYEVGFNHFFRGKNHPGGGDHIFYQGHASPGMYARAFLEGRLSEDQLDGFRQELSHPGGGLPSYPHPRLMPDFWEFPTVSMGLGPLNAIYQARFNRYLHHRGIKDTSQQHVWAFLGDGEMDEVESLGGIGVAAREELDNLTFVINCNLQRLDGPVRGNGKVMQELEAFFRGAGWNVIKVVWGREWDPLLAADTDGALVNLMNTTPDGDYQTYKAESGAYVREHFFGRDPRTRKMVEHLSDDEIWNLKRGGHDYRKLYAAYKAAMEHTGQPTVILAKTIKGWTLGSHFEGRNATHQMKKLTLEDLKLFRDRLYLDIPDKALEESPYLPPYYHPGDKSEEIAYLKERRQQLGGYLPTRRTEHKALAIPATERFSDVKRGSGKQKIATTMAFVRLLKDIMKDKEFGKRWVPIIPDEARTFGMDSLFPTQKIYSPHGQRYTSVDRDLFLSYKEATTGQILHEGINEAGSVASFTAAGTSYATHGEPMIPLYIFYSMFGFQRTGDGFWAAADQMARGFVLGATAGRTTLNGEGLQHEDGHSLLLAATNPAVVAYDAAFAFELAHIVENGLHRMYGEKQENIFYYLTIYNEPIYHPAEPAELDVEGLLKGIYRYAPAPQVEGNAPRANILASGTGMQWALRAQQLLAQDWGVAADVWSVTSWTELRRDAVECEEHNLLNPGAEQRVPYLQQKLADADGPKVAVSDWMRAVPDLIARWVPGDYTSLGTDGFGLSDTRHALRRHFHVDAESVTVAALRQLALRGAVPATVPAEAAKKYAIDDVNAAPVGETGGDS, from the coding sequence GTGGCTACGGAACGCAAGCGCCCGGTGATCACCGCCGGTCTGCCGAGCCAGCTTCCGGACATCGACCCCGAAGAGACCAGCGAATGGGTCGAGTCGCTTGACGGTGTCATCGACGAGCGCGGAACCAAACGCGCCCGGTACGTCATGCTGCGCCTGCTCGAGCGGGCCCGCGAGCGCCAGGTCGGCGTGCCGTCGCTGACCACCACCGACTACATCAACACCATTCCGCCGGAGCGCGAGCCGTGGTTCCCGGGTGACGAGCACGTCGAGCGGCGGCTCCGGGCGTACATCCGGTGGAACGCGGCGATGCTGGTGCACCGGGCGCAGCGCCCCGAGATCGGCGTCGGCGGGCACATCTCGACGTTCGCCAGCTCCGCGTCGCTGTACGAGGTCGGGTTCAACCACTTCTTCCGCGGCAAGAACCACCCGGGCGGCGGCGACCACATCTTCTACCAGGGGCACGCCTCCCCCGGGATGTACGCGCGGGCGTTCCTCGAGGGGCGGCTGAGCGAGGACCAGCTCGACGGGTTCCGGCAGGAGCTGTCCCACCCGGGCGGCGGCCTTCCGTCGTACCCGCACCCGCGGCTGATGCCGGACTTCTGGGAGTTCCCCACGGTCTCCATGGGCCTCGGCCCGCTCAACGCCATCTACCAGGCCCGGTTCAACCGGTACCTGCACCACCGCGGCATCAAGGACACCTCGCAGCAGCACGTCTGGGCGTTCCTCGGCGACGGCGAGATGGACGAGGTCGAGTCGCTCGGCGGGATCGGCGTGGCCGCCCGCGAGGAGCTGGACAACCTCACCTTCGTCATCAACTGCAACCTCCAGCGGCTCGACGGCCCCGTCCGCGGCAACGGCAAGGTCATGCAGGAGCTGGAGGCGTTCTTCCGGGGCGCCGGCTGGAACGTCATCAAGGTCGTCTGGGGCCGCGAGTGGGACCCGCTGCTCGCCGCCGACACCGACGGCGCGCTGGTCAACCTCATGAACACCACGCCGGACGGCGACTACCAGACCTACAAGGCCGAGTCCGGGGCGTACGTCCGGGAGCACTTCTTCGGCCGCGACCCGCGCACGCGCAAGATGGTCGAGCACCTGAGCGACGACGAGATCTGGAACCTCAAGCGGGGCGGCCACGACTACCGCAAGCTCTACGCGGCGTACAAGGCGGCGATGGAGCACACCGGCCAGCCGACGGTGATCCTGGCCAAGACGATCAAGGGCTGGACGCTCGGCTCGCACTTCGAGGGCCGCAACGCCACGCACCAGATGAAGAAGCTGACGCTGGAGGACCTGAAGCTCTTCCGCGACCGGCTCTACCTGGACATCCCGGACAAGGCGCTGGAGGAGAGCCCGTACCTCCCGCCGTACTACCACCCGGGCGATAAGTCCGAGGAGATCGCGTACCTGAAGGAGCGCCGCCAGCAGCTCGGCGGGTACCTGCCGACGCGGCGGACCGAGCACAAGGCGCTGGCCATCCCGGCCACCGAGCGGTTCTCGGACGTCAAGCGCGGCTCCGGCAAGCAGAAGATCGCCACGACCATGGCCTTCGTGCGTCTACTCAAGGACATCATGAAGGACAAGGAGTTCGGCAAGCGCTGGGTGCCGATCATCCCGGACGAGGCCCGCACCTTCGGCATGGACTCGCTGTTCCCGACGCAGAAGATCTACTCGCCGCACGGCCAGCGGTACACGTCGGTGGACCGGGACCTGTTCCTGTCGTACAAGGAGGCGACGACCGGGCAGATCCTGCACGAGGGCATCAACGAGGCCGGCTCGGTCGCCTCGTTCACCGCCGCCGGCACCTCGTACGCCACCCACGGCGAGCCGATGATCCCGCTGTACATCTTCTACTCGATGTTCGGCTTCCAGCGCACCGGCGACGGCTTCTGGGCCGCGGCCGACCAGATGGCCCGGGGCTTCGTGCTGGGCGCGACCGCGGGGCGGACCACGCTCAACGGCGAGGGCCTGCAGCACGAGGACGGCCACTCGCTGCTGCTCGCCGCCACGAACCCGGCGGTGGTCGCCTACGACGCGGCGTTCGCGTTCGAGCTGGCGCACATCGTGGAGAACGGCCTGCACCGGATGTACGGCGAGAAGCAGGAGAACATCTTCTACTACCTCACCATCTACAACGAGCCGATCTACCATCCCGCCGAGCCGGCCGAGCTGGACGTCGAGGGGCTGCTCAAGGGCATCTACCGCTACGCCCCGGCGCCGCAGGTCGAGGGGAACGCGCCACGGGCCAACATCCTGGCCTCCGGCACGGGCATGCAGTGGGCGCTGCGGGCGCAGCAGCTGCTGGCCCAGGACTGGGGGGTGGCCGCCGACGTCTGGTCGGTGACCTCCTGGACGGAGCTGCGCCGGGACGCGGTGGAGTGCGAGGAGCACAACCTGCTCAACCCGGGCGCCGAGCAGCGGGTGCCGTACCTCCAGCAGAAGCTGGCCGACGCCGACGGCCCGAAGGTCGCGGTCAGCGACTGGATGCGCGCCGTACCGGACCTGATCGCCCGCTGGGTACCGGGTGACTACACCTCGCTCGGCACCGACGGGTTCGGCCTGTCCGACACCCGGCACGCGCTGCGCCGGCACTTCCACGTCGACGCCGAGTCGGTGACGGTCGCGGCGCTGCGGCAGCTCGCGCTGCGCGGCGCGGTGCCGGCCACCGTGCCGGCCGAGGCGGCGAAGAAGTACGCCATCGACGACGTCAACGCCGCCCCGGTCGGCGAGACCGGCGGCGACAGCTAG
- a CDS encoding FtsX-like permease family protein → MSRTFSLAIRLVRGGGAAGITRLALMTVGMAVGVAVTTLVVMLPSVLDHRAAASSGRLPAPAGEAGSAKPTFMFALVEDSWKGQRFSRVLLAPLGTDAVPPPGVERFPGPGEIIASPSAAALLADHPELGARVPGRVTSEIAAEGLLAPDEMFAYVGVTPDRLEGGSEASGFGVGFQDDIVRETFDGVARELGVLVLTPALIYVVVCGRLAAATRARRYAALRLIGLRRSHVLRIAATESAITGGFGALVGVLLYEQLSPPVARSGALGFTWYPEVSDVGAAGTAAIVLLAAVVSALVGALGLRQSLNRPVAARAAVEEPPARWWLLLPLILGLGLMLPVILRRVTTGGTTRVVYTDVQIAMVLTGMVLAGVGVVLAIRPIVSSTARAVAHPSLPLTLRLAGRRLSCTPSSTLRLLSGLAVLVLVGGISAGVLRDDELAAGPEVDAFTVTVDARRAATPQVREKVALVPAQHRWTVQYSIARPPANVGPPTTAADRVAMFGVAMVTAPCAQIRVITKSALPGCRDGADYRLVDAELHNTAEDIPPGVMVQFADDKGESNSYRTPEASLVVDDLEQSQLHLSSAILVAAERPRFGWPENLLLNFVVAEPESNVEAFKSAVLANDPTAAIDVQLRNIPALEAYRAHRGTISTGVMIGFFLGAAAFLIAVVDRAIDRRRDVISLLVLGMPLRSVRASQLFHITLPLIAVLVVTVAVGHVAGNAWLQLNGRYSGWYGGTLKTMLPLAGLAALAAISAAPVVVGKTIRAEDMRRE, encoded by the coding sequence ATGAGCCGCACCTTCTCTCTCGCCATCCGCCTGGTACGCGGCGGAGGCGCGGCGGGGATCACACGTCTCGCTCTGATGACAGTGGGTATGGCGGTCGGCGTGGCCGTCACGACCCTCGTCGTAATGCTGCCGTCGGTCCTCGATCACCGTGCCGCCGCCTCGTCCGGCCGGTTGCCTGCTCCCGCAGGCGAGGCGGGCAGCGCGAAGCCGACGTTCATGTTCGCCCTCGTGGAAGACTCCTGGAAGGGACAACGATTCAGCCGGGTCCTTCTCGCCCCGTTAGGCACTGACGCCGTGCCGCCGCCGGGAGTCGAGAGATTTCCGGGTCCTGGCGAGATCATCGCCTCCCCGTCCGCAGCCGCCCTGCTCGCCGACCATCCCGAACTAGGTGCACGGGTTCCGGGACGGGTAACGAGTGAGATCGCCGCCGAGGGCCTGCTAGCCCCCGACGAAATGTTCGCTTACGTCGGTGTGACACCCGACCGCCTGGAGGGCGGCAGCGAGGCATCCGGGTTTGGGGTCGGCTTTCAGGACGACATCGTCCGCGAAACGTTCGACGGCGTCGCACGTGAACTCGGCGTCCTGGTCCTCACGCCTGCGCTGATCTACGTGGTTGTCTGTGGCCGCCTCGCTGCGGCGACCAGGGCCCGGCGCTATGCCGCCCTGCGCCTGATCGGACTGCGCCGCAGCCACGTGCTGCGGATCGCCGCAACCGAATCGGCCATCACCGGCGGGTTCGGCGCACTGGTCGGCGTTCTGCTCTATGAGCAACTATCCCCTCCAGTGGCTCGCAGTGGCGCCCTCGGGTTCACGTGGTACCCAGAAGTTAGCGACGTCGGGGCCGCCGGCACGGCGGCGATAGTGCTGCTCGCCGCCGTCGTTTCTGCATTGGTGGGGGCGCTGGGGTTGCGGCAGAGCCTGAACCGACCGGTTGCGGCGCGGGCTGCGGTGGAGGAACCACCTGCCCGCTGGTGGTTGCTACTCCCCCTTATTCTCGGCCTCGGTCTCATGCTGCCCGTCATCCTGCGACGGGTCACCACCGGTGGAACCACCCGGGTGGTCTACACGGATGTCCAGATCGCGATGGTGCTCACGGGCATGGTCCTCGCCGGGGTAGGTGTCGTGCTGGCGATCCGACCCATCGTCTCGTCGACGGCCCGGGCGGTCGCTCATCCCTCCCTACCTCTTACGCTCCGACTCGCCGGCCGCCGGCTGAGCTGCACACCCTCGAGTACCCTGCGGCTGTTGTCCGGCTTGGCGGTGCTCGTGCTCGTTGGCGGCATCAGCGCTGGCGTCCTGCGCGATGACGAACTCGCTGCGGGCCCGGAGGTCGACGCATTCACTGTGACGGTTGACGCGCGGCGGGCGGCGACGCCTCAGGTTCGAGAGAAGGTAGCCCTGGTTCCCGCGCAGCACCGCTGGACCGTCCAGTACTCGATCGCCAGGCCGCCTGCCAACGTCGGTCCGCCGACGACGGCGGCGGACCGGGTAGCGATGTTCGGGGTGGCTATGGTGACGGCGCCCTGCGCGCAGATTCGAGTTATCACCAAATCCGCGCTCCCCGGCTGTCGCGACGGTGCAGACTACCGCCTAGTCGACGCCGAACTTCACAACACCGCCGAGGACATCCCGCCGGGGGTCATGGTGCAGTTCGCCGATGACAAGGGTGAAAGCAACTCGTACCGGACGCCGGAGGCCTCACTTGTGGTGGACGACCTTGAGCAGTCACAGCTGCACTTGAGCAGTGCGATCCTCGTCGCGGCGGAGCGACCGCGGTTCGGCTGGCCTGAAAATCTGTTGCTGAACTTTGTGGTGGCGGAGCCGGAGTCAAACGTCGAGGCGTTCAAGTCGGCCGTGCTGGCCAACGACCCTACGGCCGCCATTGATGTCCAACTGCGCAACATTCCCGCGCTCGAGGCATATCGGGCACATCGGGGAACCATCAGCACCGGCGTCATGATCGGGTTTTTCCTCGGCGCTGCGGCATTCCTCATCGCCGTCGTCGACCGGGCGATCGATCGCCGCCGCGACGTCATCAGCCTCCTGGTGCTGGGCATGCCGCTCCGCTCGGTGCGCGCCAGCCAACTGTTTCACATTACGCTGCCTCTCATTGCCGTTCTCGTGGTGACCGTGGCGGTTGGACACGTAGCCGGCAACGCATGGCTCCAGCTCAACGGCCGGTACAGCGGCTGGTACGGCGGCACCCTCAAGACAATGCTGCCGCTCGCCGGGCTTGCGGCCCTCGCCGCGATCAGTGCCGCGCCGGTCGTTGTCGGCAAGACGATCCGGGCGGAGGACATGCGTCGCGAATGA
- a CDS encoding ABC transporter ATP-binding protein, with amino-acid sequence MLSAEKLTLSFGKTVALAGASATVHRGEVLALVGPSGSGKSTMLYCMAGLLDPDGGKVEFDGRILTKLNDDVRSDLRRREFGFVFQFAELVPELSLRENVSLPLELNGVSRREREARVDELLDRLGIAEQAGRRPAKVSGGQAQRAAVARAMAHRPRVLFADEPTGALDSQNGTLVLDALLDLAAVDETAVVLVTHDPEISARAHRVVQMRDGVATS; translated from the coding sequence GTGCTCTCAGCGGAAAAACTGACGCTGAGCTTCGGTAAGACGGTGGCGCTCGCAGGAGCGAGCGCCACCGTCCACCGCGGCGAGGTATTAGCCCTGGTCGGCCCGAGCGGTTCCGGCAAGTCCACGATGCTCTACTGCATGGCCGGGCTGCTCGATCCCGATGGCGGCAAGGTCGAGTTTGACGGCAGAATCCTCACGAAGCTTAACGACGACGTCCGCTCCGATTTGCGTCGCCGCGAGTTCGGGTTCGTGTTCCAGTTCGCTGAACTCGTACCTGAGTTGTCACTCCGAGAGAACGTGTCATTGCCCTTGGAACTCAACGGCGTTTCGCGCCGGGAACGTGAAGCACGAGTGGACGAACTGCTGGATCGGCTCGGCATCGCGGAGCAGGCGGGACGCCGCCCGGCCAAGGTGTCCGGCGGGCAGGCGCAACGCGCCGCCGTCGCGCGCGCCATGGCGCACCGGCCCCGCGTCCTGTTCGCCGACGAGCCCACTGGCGCGCTGGACAGCCAGAACGGCACTCTCGTCCTCGACGCGCTGCTCGATCTGGCGGCGGTTGACGAGACCGCCGTCGTCCTGGTGACACACGATCCGGAGATCTCGGCACGCGCGCACCGGGTCGTCCAGATGCGTGACGGCGTGGCGACCTCATGA